The following is a genomic window from Vicinamibacteria bacterium.
TCAGGTCGATCGCGAGGCCGCGCCTTCCGCCGGAGAACAGACGAAGCGCATCCTCGCACGGATCGATGAGCTGCTGGCCATGGCAGGAACCGACAAGTCGAAACTCCTCACCGCGACGATCTGGCTTTCCGACATCCGGTTTTACGGAGAAATGAACGAGGTGTGGGATGCGTGGGTGAGTTCCGGCAATACGCCAGCGCGGGCATGCGTGGAGGCCCGCCTGGCGGCGACGGAATTTCTCGTCGAGATCCGGGTCACGGCCGCGCGGTAACGACACTACCCTCGACCTGACGCGCACAGTCCCGGGACATCCGAATCGCTTCGCATCCTGCTATCATCGTTTCCGAGTGAGCTCTGAGCGACCGCTGATCGACGAGGGGACTTCCGACTTCATCCAGGGCGGGGTATCGATCATCGCCTCCTCCTCCGGCCGGCAGAACCAGCCGACCATCGTCCGTGCGGTCGGCTGTCTCGTGTCGGACAACCGGCGACAGGTCACCGTGCTGACTCCGGGATCCGATCCGTTCACGGATGCGGTTCGGGAGACGAGG
Proteins encoded in this region:
- a CDS encoding RidA family protein; the protein is MKIERHEIGPRMSQCVVHNDTVYLAGQVDREAAPSAGEQTKRILARIDELLAMAGTDKSKLLTATIWLSDIRFYGEMNEVWDAWVSSGNTPARACVEARLAATEFLVEIRVTAAR